In Stieleria varia, one genomic interval encodes:
- a CDS encoding NADPH:quinone reductase, with the protein MKAAFIEQTGSPDVIRFDDLPEPKPGADQVVIRNHAVCVNPIDTYVRGGLVAGELPMPYILGCDAAGVVESVGANVTEFRTGDRVWCSNQGLLGRQGTFAEKIAVDAHWCYPIPNNVEFTTAAACALVGITAHLGLFQFAKLVANETLLVIGGTGGVGSMVVQMAKAAGATVITTAGSDEKCALATKLGADTVIHYRNQSIADAASQAAPDGVNVFWETRRSPDFDMAVQLLAPRGRMIVMAGRDARPEFPVGPFYVKECSLHGFVMFKASPDEMRVAADDINRWLSDGKLVANIDRVMPLSEAAAAHRIQQAATVEGTETLQGKIVLTVD; encoded by the coding sequence ATGAAAGCCGCCTTCATCGAGCAAACCGGCTCCCCAGATGTCATTCGATTCGATGACTTGCCCGAGCCCAAGCCTGGGGCCGATCAAGTCGTGATTCGCAATCACGCCGTCTGTGTCAATCCGATCGACACGTACGTCCGAGGCGGATTGGTCGCGGGCGAGTTACCGATGCCGTACATCTTGGGTTGCGATGCCGCTGGTGTTGTGGAGTCGGTCGGAGCGAACGTCACTGAGTTTCGTACTGGCGATCGAGTTTGGTGTTCCAACCAAGGACTGCTGGGGCGTCAGGGCACCTTTGCCGAAAAGATTGCCGTGGATGCCCATTGGTGCTATCCGATTCCCAACAACGTGGAGTTCACCACGGCAGCCGCTTGCGCTCTGGTCGGCATCACCGCTCACCTCGGTTTGTTTCAATTTGCCAAACTGGTCGCCAATGAAACCTTGCTGGTGATCGGTGGCACCGGCGGCGTCGGATCGATGGTGGTTCAGATGGCCAAGGCCGCTGGCGCAACGGTGATCACGACCGCTGGCAGCGATGAGAAATGTGCGCTGGCGACCAAGTTGGGTGCTGACACGGTGATTCATTACCGCAATCAATCCATCGCCGACGCCGCATCTCAAGCTGCCCCCGATGGCGTGAACGTGTTTTGGGAGACACGACGATCACCGGATTTTGACATGGCGGTCCAGTTGCTGGCACCGCGAGGACGCATGATCGTGATGGCAGGACGTGATGCCCGGCCAGAGTTTCCCGTCGGGCCGTTTTATGTCAAAGAATGCTCGCTGCACGGTTTCGTCATGTTCAAAGCCAGCCCCGATGAAATGCGCGTCGCGGCCGATGACATCAACCGCTGGCTTTCTGATGGCAAGCTGGTCGCGAACATCGACCGAGTCATGCCCCTGTCGGAAGCCGCCGCCGCACATCGGATTCAACAAGCCGCCACCGTGGAAGGAACCGAGACGCTGCAAGGAAAGATCGTCCTCACCGTCGACTAG
- a CDS encoding PQQ-binding-like beta-propeller repeat protein — translation MVHRFLARVGAVALLLSVSICSPSHAWDWTHFHGSDIGGVDADAEMPAIDSQSSVAWRFKLSSTEVGSPTVLDGKVYLLDAKPDGSEILVRAVGLTSGESIWQRSFPYTSHDVHKRNTFASSTPAVDSEHVIVCWSEPLHTIMKCLDHEGNEVWTRDFGTWQSQHGFGTSPRIVGDKVILLNSQQAEQLKPGQTPGKSRLMAINKQTGETIWETPLTTTRSCYGVPAVHGDQLIGANTGDGLFGVSIETGEMLWKTPVFEMRCCSSPIVVDDLAIGSSGSGGGGNHLVAVRIPSTKTQSAEQVYRIDRGAPYVPTSVVHQGRLFMIDDKGIASCADVKSGKPIWTQRIGGNFGSSPILVGDKVLMISLDGKATVIRAADKFEKLAEVDLGGPVGSSPAFADGRLLVRVGDELVCWK, via the coding sequence ATGGTGCATCGTTTTTTGGCTCGTGTTGGAGCCGTTGCGTTGCTGCTCAGTGTATCGATCTGCTCGCCTTCGCACGCTTGGGATTGGACGCATTTTCATGGCAGCGATATCGGGGGTGTTGATGCCGATGCGGAAATGCCCGCGATCGATTCGCAGTCGTCGGTTGCCTGGAGGTTCAAACTTTCGTCCACGGAAGTCGGCTCGCCGACCGTGCTCGATGGCAAGGTTTACTTGCTCGATGCAAAACCCGATGGCAGTGAGATTCTGGTTCGTGCCGTCGGCTTGACCAGCGGCGAATCCATTTGGCAGCGTTCGTTCCCCTACACCTCTCACGACGTCCACAAACGAAACACTTTCGCCTCCAGCACACCGGCGGTCGATTCCGAGCACGTGATCGTGTGCTGGAGCGAACCGCTGCATACGATCATGAAATGTTTGGACCATGAGGGAAACGAAGTCTGGACACGCGACTTTGGGACATGGCAAAGCCAGCACGGCTTTGGAACCTCACCACGCATCGTGGGCGACAAAGTCATCTTGCTGAATTCTCAACAAGCCGAGCAACTCAAACCTGGGCAAACGCCCGGCAAGAGTCGATTGATGGCGATCAACAAACAAACAGGCGAAACGATTTGGGAGACTCCACTGACGACGACTCGCAGTTGCTACGGAGTGCCCGCCGTTCACGGTGATCAATTGATCGGTGCCAACACAGGCGACGGTTTGTTCGGTGTCTCGATCGAGACTGGAGAGATGCTGTGGAAGACGCCCGTGTTCGAAATGCGATGCTGCAGCTCACCGATCGTCGTGGATGATTTGGCGATCGGCAGCAGCGGCAGCGGCGGAGGAGGCAATCATTTGGTCGCCGTGCGAATTCCGTCAACCAAGACGCAGTCGGCTGAGCAAGTTTACCGAATCGATCGGGGAGCACCTTACGTGCCCACATCGGTCGTTCACCAAGGACGACTTTTTATGATCGACGACAAAGGCATTGCATCGTGCGCCGATGTGAAGTCAGGAAAACCCATCTGGACGCAACGTATCGGCGGAAACTTTGGTTCGTCCCCGATTTTGGTCGGTGACAAAGTGCTCATGATCAGTTTGGACGGCAAAGCGACCGTGATTCGCGCTGCTGATAAGTTCGAGAAGTTGGCCGAGGTTGACTTGGGAGGCCCTGTTGGTTCATCACCCGCGTTTGCTGATGGCCGCCTGCTGGTCCGAGTTGGAGATGAGTTGGTCTGTTGGAAGTGA
- a CDS encoding YhaN family protein, producing the protein MIIERLDLKAFGQFTDVSLDLSAGPRRFHLIYGPNESGKSTCMRAISSLLFGIPSRSTDDYLHDSVRMRVGGKLIDVDGTELSVVRRKRGKQKLHAADDKSPVDETLLQQMLGGIDEEAFHHRFGLSHDQLVAGGKAILDSKGELGEILFSAGAGVGQLKAIQSQLENECKELFASNARKPVLNVLLSELDEKRKKLRESQVMPAEYKQLVQRRVDFEGKAKRLAVEHVRCQRRREQLQGFRSAAGVVPIWRRQSQRLAELGDVAALDEDFAARRREALRDREDFEQRVAGMKADLAELERQLELTHVHPEIIDHEKEIVSLFQEIAARQAASTDQSVLKKRVHTLNRHLREHLKDLDIQLDDKATQQEIDEAIAKVHVSDATQASINELAGEYKRLREKEKDERQRVEMLRKRLADLDDELERTPMAGDPQMIDSVLSDIGAPDAMLAAAEQWKLECDELQSECRRLMVELGLADIELQDAVERRIASLAEVDDHDTAIAHCERNRDAAIAERQRLLDQQRDALSTLAQLHSEQTLPTEAELAEQRRLRDESIDAMESVAENAQEVRQRARSLKVQTREADLTVDTIRAHHQQVAQRATVQRELVLLEGKLTSAAQAVEESESVVRETHGRWQELWKACGIRAESPRQMRKWIATHQALCDKYDSLNQCRSKQDAAQSKIKRTARRLASILEIAMSAMPVTSVVGAESNDALGEMNLEALHDVAQQIKSELMDSARRLDDLKRRRKETVEELPNAESALAASEKQREQWDADWNQATESFSGQRDQSPSAISARLQKIAKIREEKRERDIVIGRIHSIDSDADAFTARVNSIHRLLSLDTATGVPVADLANQLHRRLQDAKLAAAEHLRLVGQRDGLTKKLEEVITGLDRANVQLRELCKEAGVTEIDELPAMEERSRDKQRAASELATAEKQLMMVAGSESLTAFAVEVESQDLESLDQELVELDAKLAQLVPEMESVQQELGVIKREIALVDGGDTAAELNQTIQFLSGRFDREAQKYARLKIAAMILQRAIDHYRSENESPVLKIACEAFRDLTCGRYSSLRAEYDNSGKSQLHGVQASQAAGDDSETLVAVEHMSLGTADALYLAMRLASLEHQLSGGKTVPVVIDDCLIQLDDERTSAALRRFSSLSLRTQVILFTHHEHLVQLAQDCLGPDEVHFHRIAG; encoded by the coding sequence ATGATCATTGAACGATTGGACTTGAAGGCGTTTGGGCAGTTCACCGACGTTTCCTTGGATCTGTCTGCTGGCCCGCGACGGTTTCATCTCATCTACGGACCCAACGAATCCGGAAAGTCCACATGCATGCGGGCGATCAGCTCACTGCTGTTCGGCATCCCGAGCCGCAGCACGGATGACTACCTTCACGACTCCGTACGCATGCGTGTGGGTGGCAAGCTGATCGATGTTGATGGGACGGAATTGTCTGTCGTCCGACGAAAACGCGGAAAGCAGAAACTGCACGCCGCGGACGACAAGTCACCGGTCGATGAAACGCTCCTGCAACAAATGCTCGGGGGAATCGACGAAGAAGCGTTTCATCACCGATTCGGGCTTTCGCATGATCAGCTTGTCGCCGGCGGAAAAGCGATCTTGGATAGCAAGGGGGAGCTGGGCGAGATCCTGTTCAGCGCCGGTGCCGGCGTTGGCCAGCTCAAGGCGATTCAATCGCAGCTCGAAAATGAGTGCAAAGAATTGTTTGCGTCCAATGCCCGTAAACCGGTATTGAATGTTTTGCTGAGTGAGCTGGACGAGAAACGAAAAAAGTTGCGTGAATCGCAAGTCATGCCGGCTGAATACAAACAATTGGTTCAGCGTCGAGTCGATTTCGAAGGCAAGGCCAAGCGGCTTGCCGTAGAGCACGTTCGCTGCCAACGACGTAGAGAACAGTTGCAGGGTTTCCGCAGCGCGGCAGGTGTGGTCCCGATCTGGCGACGTCAATCACAGCGATTGGCTGAGTTGGGCGACGTTGCCGCGTTGGACGAGGACTTTGCCGCACGGCGTCGCGAAGCATTGCGTGATCGCGAAGATTTTGAACAGCGTGTCGCGGGCATGAAAGCTGATCTGGCGGAGTTGGAACGGCAGCTTGAATTGACACATGTTCACCCCGAGATCATCGACCACGAAAAGGAAATTGTTTCGCTGTTCCAAGAGATCGCTGCTCGTCAGGCGGCATCCACTGACCAATCCGTGCTCAAAAAACGGGTGCATACTCTCAATCGCCACCTGCGAGAGCACTTGAAAGATTTGGACATTCAACTGGACGACAAAGCGACTCAGCAGGAGATTGACGAGGCAATCGCAAAGGTGCATGTCAGTGATGCCACCCAGGCCAGCATCAACGAACTGGCCGGTGAGTACAAACGGCTGAGAGAGAAAGAGAAAGACGAGCGTCAGCGAGTTGAAATGCTGCGTAAGCGACTGGCTGATCTGGACGACGAACTGGAACGGACGCCAATGGCCGGCGATCCGCAAATGATCGATTCCGTCTTGAGCGATATCGGAGCACCCGACGCAATGCTCGCCGCCGCCGAACAATGGAAATTGGAGTGTGATGAGCTGCAGTCGGAGTGCCGACGGCTGATGGTCGAATTGGGGCTCGCCGACATTGAATTGCAGGACGCAGTCGAGCGACGCATCGCGTCACTGGCAGAAGTCGATGATCATGACACGGCGATCGCCCACTGCGAACGGAATCGAGATGCGGCGATCGCTGAACGCCAGCGGTTACTCGATCAACAGCGCGATGCACTTTCCACGCTGGCGCAATTGCATTCCGAGCAAACGCTGCCGACAGAGGCGGAGTTAGCCGAACAACGGCGACTGAGAGATGAATCTATCGACGCAATGGAGTCGGTCGCTGAAAATGCTCAGGAAGTGCGTCAGCGAGCTCGATCTCTGAAGGTCCAGACGCGGGAAGCTGATTTGACCGTCGATACCATCAGGGCGCATCACCAACAAGTCGCCCAGCGTGCGACAGTGCAACGCGAACTGGTGTTGTTGGAGGGGAAACTGACATCGGCCGCGCAAGCCGTCGAGGAATCCGAGTCAGTGGTTCGAGAGACACACGGGCGATGGCAAGAGCTGTGGAAAGCATGCGGAATCCGTGCCGAATCGCCGCGACAGATGAGAAAGTGGATCGCAACGCATCAGGCGTTGTGCGACAAGTATGATTCGTTGAACCAATGTCGGTCCAAGCAAGACGCGGCTCAGTCCAAGATCAAGCGAACGGCTCGTCGTTTGGCATCGATCCTGGAGATCGCGATGTCCGCGATGCCCGTCACGTCAGTCGTCGGTGCCGAATCAAACGATGCACTGGGCGAGATGAATTTGGAAGCGTTGCACGATGTCGCACAACAGATCAAGTCTGAGTTGATGGACTCCGCACGCCGCTTGGACGATCTGAAACGCAGACGTAAAGAAACCGTCGAGGAATTGCCCAACGCCGAGTCCGCGTTGGCTGCGAGCGAAAAGCAACGCGAGCAATGGGATGCCGACTGGAATCAAGCCACCGAGTCTTTTTCCGGACAGCGTGATCAGAGTCCGAGTGCCATCAGCGCTCGATTGCAAAAGATTGCCAAGATTCGAGAGGAGAAGCGGGAACGCGACATCGTCATCGGACGGATCCATTCCATCGACTCCGACGCGGACGCGTTCACCGCTCGCGTGAACAGTATCCATCGCCTACTGTCCCTCGATACCGCCACTGGTGTTCCCGTTGCTGACTTGGCAAATCAATTGCATCGAAGGCTCCAAGACGCAAAACTGGCCGCCGCTGAACACCTTCGTTTGGTCGGACAACGTGACGGACTGACGAAAAAGCTTGAAGAAGTGATCACGGGTCTGGATCGCGCCAATGTGCAGTTGCGTGAACTGTGCAAAGAAGCCGGGGTGACAGAGATCGACGAGTTGCCTGCGATGGAGGAACGATCTCGGGACAAGCAAAGAGCGGCGAGCGAACTGGCGACCGCTGAAAAACAGTTGATGATGGTCGCGGGAAGCGAATCGCTAACCGCGTTTGCCGTTGAAGTTGAATCACAGGATTTGGAATCTTTGGATCAAGAACTGGTCGAGCTTGATGCAAAACTTGCCCAACTGGTCCCGGAGATGGAGTCGGTTCAGCAGGAATTGGGAGTCATCAAACGAGAGATCGCGCTTGTAGACGGTGGCGATACGGCAGCGGAACTGAATCAAACGATCCAGTTCTTGAGTGGGCGTTTCGATCGAGAGGCGCAGAAGTACGCAAGGCTGAAGATTGCAGCGATGATTTTGCAACGGGCGATCGATCACTACCGAAGCGAGAATGAGAGCCCGGTGCTAAAAATCGCGTGCGAAGCGTTCCGTGATTTGACATGCGGCCGTTACTCCAGTTTACGCGCCGAGTATGACAACAGCGGCAAGTCGCAACTGCACGGAGTTCAAGCCAGTCAAGCAGCAGGCGACGACTCGGAAACTTTGGTGGCCGTAGAACACATGAGTCTGGGAACCGCCGACGCATTGTATTTGGCCATGCGGCTGGCTTCGTTGGAACATCAGCTTTCCGGTGGAAAGACCGTCCCGGTTGTGATCGACGACTGCCTGATTCAGTTGGATGACGAACGAACCTCCGCCGCCTTGCGTCGGTTTTCGTCGCTTTCGTTGCGGACTCAGGTGATCCTGTTCACTCACCACGAACACTTGGTGCAACTGGCACAAGACTGTCTTGGACCGGATGAAGTTCACTTTCATCGAATCGCAGGATAA
- a CDS encoding metallophosphoesterase family protein, translated as MTRKILHAADIHLDSPLQKLDRYDHAPVQRIRSATRAALRNLTELAISENVDLVVIAGDLYDGDWTDQNTGLAFVEQASTLVRAGIPMLVIRGNHDAANLMTSSLPLPSNPDGSEIFLSHDAAESRFFEPLGIVVHGMSFRSRAEKRNLAAKYPDPVSGLFNLGLLHTGLEGDSVHGNYAPCTAAQLTDKGYDYWALGHIHTRADLKIGDGPPIVFSGNIQGRHIREQGEKGCVIIDVDSKNQCEYQFHSLDVLRWFECQIDVTAMTQQDEVLDSYQDWITERLETADGRLLIPRVRLIGESPLHMKLHQNQANLVADLQAISVAHGAGEVWLEDLRVRTTAPTNRSVSVDLEGPMESLNHVLRSLGDDEDLPEIITSELEGLMKKLPKELRGSDDDAAFPVDDKQWMSQLLESATADVMARMDAAADGHTSEAKR; from the coding sequence GTGACTCGCAAGATCTTGCATGCCGCGGACATTCATTTGGACAGCCCGCTTCAGAAACTGGATCGCTACGATCATGCACCTGTGCAGCGCATTCGCAGTGCGACTCGCGCGGCACTACGTAATTTGACCGAACTGGCGATCTCCGAAAACGTCGACTTGGTCGTCATCGCAGGCGACTTGTACGACGGCGACTGGACTGACCAGAACACGGGACTCGCATTCGTCGAACAAGCTTCAACTTTGGTTCGTGCCGGGATTCCTATGTTGGTGATTCGAGGCAATCACGATGCGGCAAATCTGATGACCAGCTCCTTGCCTCTGCCAAGCAACCCCGATGGCAGCGAGATCTTTCTATCACATGATGCCGCCGAGTCTCGATTCTTTGAGCCACTGGGAATTGTCGTTCACGGAATGTCGTTTCGTTCTCGGGCGGAGAAACGCAATTTGGCGGCCAAGTATCCCGATCCAGTTTCTGGACTATTCAATTTGGGATTGCTGCACACCGGACTCGAAGGCGATTCGGTGCACGGCAACTACGCGCCTTGCACGGCCGCTCAATTGACAGACAAAGGATACGACTACTGGGCCTTGGGCCACATTCACACCCGAGCGGATTTGAAAATCGGTGACGGACCACCGATCGTCTTTAGTGGCAACATCCAAGGCCGACACATTCGCGAGCAGGGCGAGAAAGGCTGCGTCATCATCGATGTCGACTCAAAGAACCAATGCGAATACCAGTTTCATTCACTGGACGTGTTGCGTTGGTTTGAATGCCAAATTGATGTCACCGCCATGACTCAGCAGGACGAAGTGTTGGATTCCTATCAAGACTGGATCACGGAGCGATTGGAGACCGCCGATGGGCGTTTGCTGATTCCGCGTGTTCGCCTGATCGGTGAGTCACCGTTGCACATGAAGTTGCATCAAAATCAGGCGAACTTGGTCGCAGATCTGCAAGCCATCAGTGTGGCGCATGGTGCTGGCGAAGTCTGGCTGGAGGATTTGCGTGTCCGAACGACAGCACCGACCAATCGCTCGGTCAGCGTGGATCTGGAGGGACCCATGGAAAGCTTGAATCATGTTCTACGGTCGCTCGGCGACGATGAGGACTTGCCGGAAATCATCACGAGTGAACTGGAGGGGCTGATGAAGAAACTGCCCAAGGAGCTTCGCGGCAGTGACGACGACGCGGCTTTTCCCGTGGACGACAAGCAGTGGATGAGCCAGCTATTGGAGTCCGCCACGGCGGATGTCATGGCGAGAATGGACGCAGCAGCGGACGGACACACCAGTGAGGCAAAACGATGA
- a CDS encoding UvrD-helicase domain-containing protein yields the protein MNASAVTSTKTNRPRIGASDECDMKSDTGELFRDGTLPPILVRASAGTGKTYRLTARLLQILIQGGAPETILATTFTRKAAGEILDRVLVTLAKASTDAGELAKLRQQVGIETLPHSICLQLLHRLVANIHRLRICTLDSLFTQLARSFPFELALPPAWRLTDEIEEEWLKERAVDAVIAHLDPGELTTVLSMLGKGDIKRSIARELLNVVGNAYTVQRQCKPDVWSKLVAPKLPEQAALTQAAGMLRTAQAKGKQIPQKLESVAGIIERGEFDLLSDDTLIHNIAKARRTKQVVKFGQAKMPEGVDPYLDVLYDAVRSVTLAKLASQNVATSDILSAYDYQISQLKESLRVLSFDDVAIRLASTFSSLDRSTLSRRMDGAIDHVLLDEFQDTSPAQWQVLRPLALRVTETDESTESDASVSEDEPVAKSFFCVGDTKQAIYGWRGGVAEIFEAVADEIPNVRQSEQNASFRSSQVVLNTVNDVFQNLHRHSLTDDAGLSDPAEKSMHEAKAIVRFSKSFPSHVSMRPDLSGYVRFETSPKVEGDKQERSRACFQLAAQRIAELNQRMPHAKIAVLTRVNATVGRMIFELEQLGVDVSQEGGNPLTDSPAVELVLSALMLAEHPGDRRWWFHLHQSPLGQIDGMSPTWVREYIQESGLAQCVQCLAGVLAPICDARDTLRLRQLTQLALQYEPNATSRLRDFVRMVGEKRVERPQAAPVRVMTVHKSKGLEFDAVFLPEIDGSLAKQSPMCVADVPHLGQPPVAMSRYISNKSWHFLSGQWQRAFGGHVAGEITEALCLLYVAMTRAKQALYLITPPAKDDTKSPAGLIHQSLGCETSMREGDELLYESGDPEWTTK from the coding sequence ATGAATGCCAGCGCTGTGACCAGTACCAAAACCAACCGCCCCCGAATCGGGGCGTCCGACGAGTGCGATATGAAATCCGACACCGGCGAATTATTCCGAGACGGAACGTTGCCACCGATCCTGGTGCGTGCATCTGCTGGAACGGGAAAGACTTATCGATTGACTGCACGGCTGCTGCAGATCTTGATCCAAGGAGGTGCTCCCGAAACCATCCTTGCCACCACGTTCACTCGCAAAGCGGCGGGCGAGATCCTGGATCGTGTGCTCGTCACGCTCGCCAAAGCATCAACGGACGCCGGCGAATTGGCAAAACTACGTCAGCAGGTCGGCATCGAAACGCTGCCACACAGCATTTGCCTGCAGTTGCTGCACCGCTTGGTGGCTAACATTCACCGCTTGCGGATTTGCACCCTGGACAGCCTGTTCACGCAACTGGCGCGCTCGTTTCCCTTTGAGTTGGCATTGCCTCCGGCTTGGCGGTTGACCGATGAGATCGAAGAAGAATGGCTGAAGGAGCGTGCGGTCGATGCCGTGATCGCCCATTTGGACCCCGGCGAACTGACGACCGTTTTGTCGATGCTGGGCAAAGGTGACATCAAACGCTCGATCGCCCGCGAGTTGCTCAACGTGGTCGGAAATGCGTACACGGTTCAACGACAGTGCAAACCAGATGTTTGGAGCAAACTGGTCGCGCCCAAGTTGCCCGAGCAAGCCGCGTTGACTCAAGCAGCCGGGATGCTGCGAACCGCCCAGGCAAAGGGCAAGCAAATTCCACAGAAGCTGGAATCGGTCGCGGGCATCATCGAGCGTGGCGAGTTTGATTTGTTGAGTGACGACACTCTGATTCACAATATCGCTAAGGCTCGTCGTACGAAACAGGTGGTCAAATTCGGTCAAGCCAAGATGCCCGAAGGAGTCGATCCGTACTTGGACGTTTTGTACGACGCTGTCCGCAGTGTCACGCTGGCCAAGCTGGCATCACAGAACGTTGCGACCTCAGACATCTTGTCTGCGTACGACTACCAAATCAGTCAATTGAAGGAAAGCTTACGCGTCCTGAGCTTTGACGATGTCGCGATCCGTTTGGCGAGCACTTTTTCGTCTCTGGATCGCTCAACGTTGTCGCGTCGCATGGACGGAGCGATCGACCATGTGTTGCTGGACGAGTTTCAAGACACATCGCCTGCACAGTGGCAAGTGCTTCGGCCTCTGGCGTTGCGGGTGACGGAGACGGACGAGTCGACAGAGAGCGATGCGTCTGTCTCCGAGGATGAACCTGTCGCCAAATCATTCTTCTGCGTCGGTGATACCAAACAAGCGATCTATGGTTGGCGTGGTGGTGTTGCGGAGATCTTTGAGGCGGTCGCTGACGAGATCCCCAATGTGCGCCAAAGTGAGCAGAACGCGAGCTTCCGTAGCAGCCAAGTGGTTCTGAATACCGTCAACGATGTTTTTCAAAACTTGCATCGACACTCACTGACCGACGACGCGGGGCTTTCGGATCCGGCTGAGAAGTCGATGCATGAAGCGAAGGCGATTGTGCGGTTTTCTAAATCATTCCCCAGCCACGTTTCGATGCGTCCTGACTTGAGCGGCTACGTCCGGTTTGAGACATCACCGAAAGTCGAAGGGGACAAACAAGAACGTAGCAGAGCATGTTTTCAGTTGGCAGCTCAGCGGATCGCGGAGCTGAACCAACGCATGCCCCACGCAAAGATCGCGGTCTTGACTCGCGTCAATGCGACCGTGGGTCGGATGATCTTTGAGCTGGAACAATTGGGAGTAGATGTCAGTCAAGAAGGAGGCAACCCGCTGACGGATTCGCCCGCGGTGGAACTCGTGTTGTCCGCATTGATGCTGGCGGAGCATCCGGGGGATCGGCGGTGGTGGTTTCATCTGCATCAGTCACCCCTGGGCCAGATCGACGGCATGTCACCGACTTGGGTGCGTGAATACATCCAAGAGTCCGGACTTGCGCAATGTGTCCAGTGTTTGGCAGGCGTTTTGGCACCCATCTGTGATGCCCGTGACACACTGAGGCTGCGTCAGTTGACGCAACTGGCGTTGCAGTACGAGCCCAATGCGACCTCGCGTTTGCGAGACTTTGTCCGAATGGTCGGTGAAAAACGTGTCGAGCGTCCACAAGCGGCTCCGGTCCGCGTGATGACGGTCCACAAATCCAAAGGCCTGGAGTTTGACGCAGTGTTTTTGCCGGAGATCGATGGATCATTGGCAAAGCAGTCGCCGATGTGTGTTGCCGACGTTCCCCATTTGGGACAACCGCCGGTCGCGATGTCACGCTATATCTCGAACAAGTCGTGGCATTTTTTGAGCGGCCAGTGGCAACGTGCTTTTGGAGGCCATGTCGCGGGTGAAATCACCGAAGCCTTGTGTTTGTTGTACGTGGCGATGACTCGTGCCAAGCAAGCGTTGTACTTGATCACGCCCCCGGCGAAAGACGACACCAAGTCGCCGGCGGGACTGATCCATCAGTCACTGGGCTGTGAGACCTCGATGCGTGAAGGCGACGAGTTGCTGTACGAATCGGGCGATCCGGAATGGACGACAAAATGA